The stretch of DNA gtgcatttaaaaacttaaatgttatgtgttaactgttaatttcggttggtgaccctttacaactattgtcgAAATCTGgattttgccctcagatgagagccaggacgatcttaccggttcgtaccctacgaatgggaatgtagatgggaatgtttgactggagctatgttaggaggatctcacggggcgcgtggagatcactcaaggtgtatagctatagttttcttttgaagaatgatcagattaggatgacatagagggaacatatgtttttttggattacgttattttgaactggaaaactgtacctttactaatattgtcagtatgacatcttatttgaacgggttccatgtatcatttgttgatgtgtaaatactttggattcatatttggataaacttttccgctgcttgtaaattataatgactcaattatttatccaaaaatatttccttatttatttctctgttttattttaatttcttttgaaaaaaaaaatacaccctcgctttgaaaatcggggtgttacacgaAATTTCCAAACCCTCCTTGAGGggaataaatcataaatgtaccgcctctcACAGactagtactaattaccaatgTGCTACCTATCACaaatcaacacgatttactagagtaTAATCTATCACGGACCTACGCAACAAATAAATCTTCGTAAGAATAAGATGGACCAATCAACACAAGAAACCATcatgtggcccatcacggtcaccactaacttCGTGGCCCATTACGGTCACCACTAACtctgtggcccatcacggtcaccgctaattatgaaatgcatgagcatactctgactttTTCATAACATTCATTATGtaaatgtagctattaaaagacttcccttttaatattcattacacactaataatttttcatatttttcactgaggatactcaagacatattatcctcaataaaattcataacatataGTAACACGTATTATCACTCAAAAATGCATCatcacatcaatattaatcatcacataAATCAAACATATAAGGTCCCtatgtgcaaaataaaaatttagaaagagCCCTTATCTTAGTTATAGTTTTTTCAACGGTTATTACTACCACAATCAAATACAACGAAAAATCTCGTTCGTGTCGACACCTTTAATCAAATAGTgttgacttagtcaaattaatcccttatactttaactaccttacaaATCCTTTCTTACTCATAACCCCCTTAGAGtctattttactaaaaaagttTACAAGTAAGGACCAATAGTATTATTAACCACAACacttttcaacatataaaacatatttttataaattaacatcctttaatttttcagtgaattcactaacaatttttcgaaacgttttaaattattattctaaaaaatttccagacaaccacaaatttttctcaaatttgacataacttattttttttcttcaaataactacaagtttgatccactacattttttttaaaagactaaaagttCAATCAAAGTATTTACCTCATAACAACATACTCGCACAAAACAAAtatgaatgaatattttttttttctaattttcaaagttctaactctttgaaatattttcatcattttcaaaatatatatttttcaacaaagtttgtattttaattcatgaaactttgaccttttttaaaaaagaatttattacTCCAAACTTTAACCTTTACTTAATAAACttaaaactttaattaaaatgatgcaaacttttctaaaaattgaaagtatacATATACAAGGTTAAAAGTATCCACCCaccaaggagctaactacataaacataaatatttataacaattttttcacaacaaaaaattatcCTCCCACcacaaaattccaaaattatatatttttcacacaccaaacttttaaaaccaaataatctacattatttagttaaaactaaataaaacgaatattttacaaatcaaacatacacacactcgattATTAAAGCACAAAAAATTTGAGCTAATAAAGTAatctaaactttttctttttaaactcagtccaaaagtaattaaaagagtaacatttttaactctaaacattttaatttcaatctaacttttttgctcaaactctttaacttagttaaaatttgaactttttaacaactttaacaaactctaatttttttttttgttgtaaaatttcaacttcagttcaaactcatttttttgaaaataactcattacgcaactcaaacacatcaaaaatcaatttttttaaccattactaataaaatcatcaacaacaacaactacaCAACAATAAAGGATTTGATAAGAactaaaaaatttcattcataCCCCCCACTATATAAAATTTACGAATTTAAGACAAAAGGAGGAAGAAGTAAGTGTTTCATCTCAAATAAATTAGTTCACAAGCACCACCTTGTAGATATGAACAACTTTCCTTCCTAACACTTTTTTTTGAAacagaaagaaaacaaaagaaatgtaACAAGGAAGAAGTTGAAGGGAAAAGTGAAAAAGGATCATATCACTCACTtctcaatctaatttaataaaaatatatactttcgTTGCAGCTCAAGTGACATGTGAATTTATCAGTaacaagtgacattttttaaattttgatcggtaataaattttttcataacttaattaaattatactctaataaataattttaagcagttctcaaaaaatatatatacctatattttaaatgtattactaactctaacaaaatatatctttggtacttaattcataaaataaaaattgggctAAAGGCCTaagcaattcaacacaaaatacactaaaatttcacaaattagagtttaaaaaattCAGGGTCTTACACCTCCGGTGGCCCCTCCAGTTGTCCCACTTGAGACTCCTCTTGTGGATCCTCCAACTGTACAATCTCTTCAGACATATCGTCGTCGTCAACCATCATCGATTGTACATGTCCCTACACCCGTTCTTGATACCGAGGTCATTCCAAACGCTCATTCGCCGCCACCTCCTTCTTTATCGGATCCGACCCTTGATATTCTTATTGCTATTCTTAAAGGTATACGTCCTACTCGTAATCCATCCCCTCATTACATTGGTTTGAGTTACCATCGTCTTTCCCATttgcattatacttgtttgTCTTCCCTATCTTTTGTTTCTATTCCTAATTCTCCAGGTGAAACTTTCTCCCACCCAGAGTAGAGACAAGCAATGATTGATGAGATGTGTACACTTTAGAGTAGTGGAACCTAGGAATTGGTTCCTATATGGAAAGACTGCTCCTCTCTATTGCAGCCATCAGACATTGGTCTCTGCACCAACAtgacattaaaaatgtttttttttgcatggtgaccttgacgaagaagtgtatatggagcaaccacttgggtttgttgctcagggggagtcctCTACCATGGTTTGTCGACATGAGACGTCTCTCTATATTCTTAAATAGTCTCCTCAATTTGGTATGATTTGAAGTGAAGTTGATCATTCTCTTTTCTATCGCCACTCAACCCAATGATGCATTTACTTGATtgtctatgtagatgatattgtcaTAATTGATAGTGATCAACAAGACATACTCcaattgaaacaacatttatctcatgagttttaaaataaagatcTTGGCAAGCTCTGCTACTTATTGAGTATTGAGATGACCCAATCTAAGGGCAActtagtaatttcacaaagaaaatatgtcatggatattcttgaagagacaTGTTATGTTTATTGAATGCCAAGCCGGTTGACACTCATATGGATCTAAATGTCAAATTTCTACCTAATCACAGGGAGCCATTTTCTGATTCAAggagatgcaaaagatttgttggTAAATTAAACTACCTCACAGTCATTCGTCCAGACAATTCTTTTGCAGTCAGTGTGATAAGCCAATTCTTAAACTCTTTGTGTCAAGAACATTGAGATGTTGTGGTACaaatcttgaaatacattaaatgtTCTCCAAAAAAATgtctaatttatgaaaacagaggacatactcagatagttgGTTATTTAAATGTCGATTTGACAGACTCACCTATTGATAGGTGATCTACTTatgggtattgtgtacttgttgaaggaaacttaatatcttggaagagtaagaaacaaagtgtagttGCATGATCTAGCGGTGAAGCTGAATACAGAGTTATGGATTTATAGTGACCTGTGAGCAGATTTGGTCGAAACAGTTACTCAAAGAgtttcaatttgaagaggcaacacaaatgacattaatctgtgataatcaagcagcattgcacattgcctctaatccgatttttcatgagaggatcaaacatattgagatagattgtcaCTAGCTTTGTTAATTCCAATGATCAATTGACAGATGTATTCACTAAGTCCCTGAGAGGTCCtcaaatcaattatatatgtaacaagcttggtgcatatgattatatgctccagcttgagggggagtgttgaaaatatatttatatttattacatatcatgaaaatagggataatatctccGTACTTATTTTTGTATGTATTGCCTTGAACCTATATAAAACTGACTCCGTGTTGTAGTTCAGACACACAGTTTCACCATATatttctcattttcttttattcaaaAGAAAGTAATCAAGGTAGTAGCGTCATGTTGATGTCAGAAACGGACACGTGTTGCACACTAAAATTTGCCTTCGATGAGAGATATCGACGCTACTTTGTAGGGGATTGCATTTAAAGTTTGTTAGGATTAAACTCAAAAGACACCAACCggtgaataaattaaatttttttggacCTATATATGTGtctaagaaaaaagaaaagggaTAAATAGGagaaagaaatataataaaagacaataatgtaaatgaattttattttatggaagGAAGTCCTACCATACACAATCTCAAAGCAATTGCTCTACTTTGGggatcaaaacaaataaaatgtttaaaatatatcaaaaatggGAAGTGTATTCAAATTACTCTTTCCTGTATCTAAAGTCTACTGCATCCGATAGTAAATGTGTGTTTTGGATTGAACATCAAGGATTGATTTCCTTTCCCTTCAAAGAAAACAGCTATCTCCGATCTTCAACTACGGAAATGAAGCCGAGTTGCCACGATCTTCAAGGTTTCCACCAATGATTATTAATGCACAATTACAGCATGCTTTGTCTATGGTGGGAGCTGTAATTAAAGTTTAGAACTGTAAATTGCACCTCATACTTCttcaacaagaaaaaaaaatattttacttagtCTTCAAGAGTACCTGGGTTTGTTATTGCTGAATTCAACTATTGCTGATGGTGGTTGGACACCTGTGCTGATTTCATAGACTGCTCTGAAGAGAGGAAACAACTCTACCCATCCACGAGCGGTTAGAACCTCGTAAACCTCTTTTGCAGTTAATACACCCTTCATGCAAGAAAGTTAGATGAATGAGGATACATTAATTGAATCAATATTACTTTCTTTCTACTCTttgtatttatcaaaattatttagaaatgtACACATTTGAATCTGTTGCCAAGAAATGTAAGAGTAATTTATTTAGTGGATGTTTAGTTACGCAGTGTGATGGTATTTATTGTGTCCCAATTCCCAACATCGCTTGAATGTAAATTTTTCAAACCTCTAAATAGTATAAGTGGGTCAACACCTGGTGATACAGTGATTAGCAGCAAAAATATAAAAGCTCTTAATGTTTCTCACAATAGGTTTAATGTATGTACCTGCAATTTCTGACCTCTAAGAATTTCTGCTTCAAGTTCTTCAAAAGATCTGTACAGAAAAgaaacacaaaatttaaatagaatTACATCAACAACATTTCCTTTTATTCACCCAAAAGTAGTTTGCacaaaagagagaaaaacaaacCTCTTCCCTCCATTTTTGGCATAAGCCTCAGCAACTTTCCTATTTCTTCCACCCACTTCAACAAATAACATTGTATTTTTTAGTAAGTGTTTGAAATAGCGGCTATATTATAGTAAAACTTAAacaaattgttgttgttatgtgaTACACTATGTTGGTAAACTGTATTGTCAAATAGTAGTTATAGCGGCACTATAGTACAAGAGACTTTTAACAAATCGTTTTTAACAATATTGGTTTTATTAAAACCAAGATAACCAATGAAAAAAAATGGAGGATTATGTAAATCATTGTCCTTACTGCATGTTGTGATAAGGTCAGCTACACCACAGCTCTCAAAAAACGTACTGTCCTTAACAGACGGAAACAACAGCCTTGAAAATGCTATCATCTCTTTGAGACCAATTCTCATGATTGCAGCCTAAGCATAGTAGATAGCCAACAATAAGAAACAAAAATGAAGGGTAAGAAATTAAAGGGTTTTCCTCAATATGATTTTTAGAAGCTTACTTTTGTGTTATTTCCCATCTCCAAACCATCAACAAAACCTGTCCAATTTGTTGTGCAATATCTTAATCATTCACAAAAACTATAAAAGAGAGGAAGGTAAAGAATAAAGTGAAGATAATGTGCTACAAACCTGCAGCTACGGCCACTATATTTTTTAGGGTTCCACACATTTCAACCCCTTCAACATCCTGAACCTGTATTAAATAATAAAGCAAAAATCATTAACATAAAGTGCATCTCAAACATTTTACCAATATAAAAGTACTCAAGATTGGacaccaaaaacaaaattactatATCatgattgtttattttttatattgatgatTCCACTGAGAAAATTCATTTATACTCTTTGGATTGACTTAGTTTAGCTTATCTATTGGCACAAACATTTGTGATATTATTTGTCGATCTTGGAGACAACTTGTGACATGTCTATAAGCTGTTTTTAGTTTACTTACATAAATTCTTTAGGAAAACTTACGAAAACAAttataacatatataaaaatagtttgaatttattttatcttttattataaaaataatttatatacattaataCTTAccatataaatgtttaattaaatttgtcaaTCTCCCTTATAAATGCTTAATTATTTGTCGATCTCCCTTAAATTTGTCGATCTCccttataaatgtttaattatttgtcgATCTCCCttataaaaatgtttaatttgtCGATCTCccttataaatgtttaattaaattgtttatataaACAGAGTCATTTTTCATTACATcaatttaattgtttaaatttttgtatctcataaaaaaatgatatgatGTACTCACAGATGTCACATTAAAATAAGGAGTGTTGAATAACTGCACCCATTTCTCTGCAGCTTCTTTGTTTTGACTGTATCCCACAGTTGCCTCACTAAATTTCTCCATTGCAATCTAATCAAAAGATGTTCAATAAAACATAGTATAAGGTCAATATGGTATAGACAATTTCATTTATACAATATTGTCAATCGCAAACAGGAAAATAGCAGCTAATTTAcaatattttgtactaaataacatACTGCGGAACAAAAACGATTTATTCCTATTTTTATTTACAGTACATTTTAAACAAGTGTATAGTTTTGTATAGCTACCTCATTTGCTATATTAGCTCCCATCAACACAGAGCAGTTGATTCCCAGTTGGTTGGAGATTAAAGTAGAGATCATGCATGGACCTTCCTTCTTAACCTCCATCCCTTTGACTAGAGAAATTCCCTCTGCATCTGTCCTTATTTTCCCTGCAACCCTTTTGCATATTCCTTCCATGAATTGATGTGGAGTTACAAATACCAACATGTTTGCATCCTTAACTGCATTGTTAACAATTCAAATTTGATCATAAATTTCTCTTAAAAGTAAATGTAAACAACAATAAATGTCTATGGTGTTTTGTGTCAATTTTTCtctatttaaaatcttaattgtttTAGCTTAAGTTTGTGTTTTAATAATCcgaataacattttaaaaagcAGAAAATAGAATTCAGGAAAAGGAAGCATGATAAAAAACCATGAAACATTGACTCAAACACGCACTGCCACATAAACACcattaataatttgagaaaatataaaataattgaatgtaacaATATACGACAAGTCACGTATAAATATACCTGCGCTTTCGAGGTCTGGATCTGCCACTACATTTTTACCAAGCTTGACTCCTGGGAGATATTTAACATTTTCCTGCCGTGAAGAACAACTAATATTACTTTTcattgaaaagaaaa from Cicer arietinum cultivar CDC Frontier isolate Library 1 chromosome 3, Cicar.CDCFrontier_v2.0, whole genome shotgun sequence encodes:
- the LOC101507906 gene encoding glycerol-3-phosphate dehydrogenase [NAD(+)]-like translates to MNKVTIVGSGNWGSVAAKLIASNTLKLSSFHDEVRMWVFEETLPTGEKLTEVINQTNENVKYLPGVKLGKNVVADPDLESAVKDANMLVFVTPHQFMEGICKRVAGKIRTDAEGISLVKGMEVKKEGPCMISTLISNQLGINCSVLMGANIANEIAMEKFSEATVGYSQNKEAAEKWVQLFNTPYFNVTSVQDVEGVEMCGTLKNIVAVAAGFVDGLEMGNNTKAAIMRIGLKEMIAFSRLLFPSVKDSTFFESCGVADLITTCMGGRNRKVAEAYAKNGGKRSFEELEAEILRGQKLQGVLTAKEVYEVLTARGWVELFPLFRAVYEISTGVQPPSAIVEFSNNKPSSHHRQSML